The following are encoded in a window of Psilocybe cubensis strain MGC-MH-2018 chromosome 4, whole genome shotgun sequence genomic DNA:
- a CDS encoding ADP-ribosylation factor GTPase-activating protein GCS1 — protein MADQVAAKKILSELSKREDLHNKSCADCSNPNPQWASLSFAIFICLQCAGVHRGFVRSISMDTWQDEQVRRMQLGGNLSFKDFMKSYQPADQGGYKPGASPYDTYHCWAAAQYREKLDAMLAGRDWSPSAPPANFSAGSRSASPAPSAQALRKSRASTRTLTNRSDSGSPAPSFRSSPNSTPSQGLDQKTMNENYFASLGKANESRPDDLPPSQGGRYTGFGSTPTPPSNQNPAYGLSSANAPSLSELQENPVAAISKGWSLFAAAVAGASRVVAENVIQPGVEKVTDPNFQASVMGYMTEAQKKAAMVGGAANEWSKNQFGVDVVDTVGGVVGTVKDRVAGPSRSGYGSLSLTSPNDMGESSGLYDADDDDLFTEYRGTGAYSPQTSALHTPPVQTQTKAASDPKKSSDWDDEWKDF, from the exons ATGGCCGACCAGGTGGCTGCTAAGAAAATACTCAGCGAGCTCTCCAAGCGAGAGGACCTCCACAACAAATCTTGCGCAGACTGTTCAAATCCTAATCCTCAATGGGCTTCTCTCAG TTTCGCCATCTTCATTTGTCTCCAGTGCGCGGGCGTACATCGTGG TTTCGTCAGATCGATCTCGATGGATACATGGCAAGACGAACAGGTCAGGCGTATGCAG CTGGGGGGGAATCTTTCCTTCAAAGACTTCATGAAATCCTACCAACCCGCTGACCAAGGAGGGTACAAGCCAGGTGCCAGTCCATATGACACGTATCATTGTTGGGCTGCAGCTCAGTATCGAGAAAAG TTGGACGCTATGCTAGCGGGTCGCGATTGGTCACCTTCCGCTCCGCCCGCCAACTTTAGCGCAGGCTCCCGATCCGCTTCGCCAGCGCCTTCCGCTCAAGCCCTCCGTAAATCGCGGGCGTCAACTCGTACATTGACAAATCGGAGCGACTCTGGTTCCCCAGCTCCGTCATTCCGAAGTTCTCCAAACAGTACTCCGAGCCAAGGTCTCGATCAAAAAACTATGAACGAGAACTATTTCGCCAGTCTGGGGAAAGCAAACGAAAGTCGGCCCGATGATCTGCCTCCATCTCAAGGTGGTCGCTATACTGGCTTTGGAAGCACACCGACGCCCCCGAGCAATCAGAATCCTGCATACGGTCTTTCATCAGCCAACGCTCCAAGTCTCAGCGAATTACAAGAAAATCCGGTGGCGGCTATCAGCAAGGGATGGTCCCTTTTTGCTGCAGCAGTTGCCGGTGCCTCCAGGGTTGTCGCAGAGAATGTCATCCAACCGGGTGTAGAAAAAGTTACCGATCCCAACTTTCAGGCAAGCGTCATGGGCTATATGACCGAGGCTCAAAAGAAAGCCGCGATGGTTGGTGGTGCGGCTAATGAGTGGTCAAAGAACCAGTTTGGAGTGGATGTAGTGGACACTGTTGGTGGCGTTGTTGGTACGGTAAAAGATCGCGTCGCAGGCCCTTCTCGATCTGGTTATGGTTCACTTTCTTTGACCAGTCCGAATGACATGGGCGAATCATCTGGTTTATATGATGCTGACGATGACGACTTGTTTACCGAATATCGCGGTACAGGTGCATACTCACCGCAAACTTCAGCCTTGCATACGCCCCCTGTTCAGACGCAGACAAAGGCTGCCTCTGACCCCAAGAAATCTAGTGATTGGGATGATGAATGGAAGGATTTTTAG
- a CDS encoding Velvet complex subunit B: protein MIQRTDLRQPQSSAAAASSSARQDGPEIWGQWSGRRHYSLEVVQHPLRARMCGFGDKDRRPLAPAAVAKMIVRREDDSIVDVDEVDSSFFLVTVDLWSADGKHEMNLVLHPSATDRYVPSHLSSKSKRRGTNDSAPASRLSGNQTPGGRTTPTPSQYRPGDQVRLKHDCAHTSYVGQPYYGPQPPSDGVNYSQGAQYAQQQQPDTSSWSYTSQVDRSASFPPPVLPSIHSFGRSNSTASTDTWHSESEPTILPYRPWNPDASYTAPEHHVDPALRTPSSTTETRDQTGWSQSNTYNSSSSNPETEQSVYGHAPYHQGQHTPYAQYPQPAPGSPVPSHAAAVNSSTPRQPYYTRTLVGPLSANACRLLDEHRKPGIFFLFQDLSVRTEGSFRLRMRLMNVGAPPAPEIGAQRVHNDVSPVLAQTFTEQFTVFSAKRFPGVPDTTALSIAFGNQGQKLPLRNRHGSNKRRRRGDSESDDDSDGA from the exons ATGATACAGAGAACCGATCTCCGTCAACCCCAGTCCAGCGCTGCCGCCGCTTCTTCGTCTGCGAGGCAGGATGGCCCCGAAATCTGGGGCCAGTGGTCAGGCAGGAG ACATTACTCCCTTGAGGTTGTCCAGCATCCCCTGCGCGCCCGAATGTGCGGGTTCGGTGACAAA GATCGGAGGCCTTTAGCCCCTGCAGCAGTCGCCAAGATGATAGTTCGGAGAGAGGACGACTCaatcgtcgacgtcga TGAAGTTGACAGTTCGTTCTTCTTGGTAACCGTTGACTTATGGTCAGCGGATGGAAAACACGAAATGAATCTCGTTCTTCATCCATCTGCTACAGACCGTTATGTACCCTCTCACTTGTCGTCCAAGAGTAAACGACGAGGTACGAATGATTCTGCTCCTGCATCCCGACTATCTGGAAATCAAACTCCAGGAGGGCGCACAACCCCCACCCCTTCTCAGTATCGCCCTGGGGACCAGGTTAGACTGAAACATGACT GCGCCCACACTTCATATGTAGGCCAACCATATTATGGGCCTCAGCCACCAAGTGATGGTGTCAACTACTCTCAGGGAGCGCAGTATgcccaacagcaacagccagATACCTCCAGCTGGAGCTATACCTCCCAGGTGGATCGCAGCGCAAGCTTCCCTCCTCCAGTACTTCCTTCGATTCATTCCTTCGGTCGGTCCAACAGCACCGCGTCGACAGACACATGGCACTCCGAGTCTGAACCCACGATTCTCCCATACCGACCATGGAATCCAGACGCAAGCTACACTGCCCCAGAACACCACGTCGACCCAGCTCTTCGAACGCCATCGTCAACCACAGAAACGCGCGATCAAACGGGGTGGTCCCAGTCAAATACATAtaattcctcttcttcgaaTCCCGAGACGGAACAAAGCGTATATGGTCACGCCCCTTACCACCAAGGCCAGCATACTCCCTATGCCCAATATCCTCAACCAGCACCGGGTTCTCCAGTTCCTTCACATGCCGCAGCCGTCAACTCATCAACCCCTCGACAACCCTACTATACCCGTACCTTAGTTGGACCTCTGTCGGCAAATGCATGTCGTTTGCTTGATGAACACCGGAAGCCTGGgattttcttcctcttccaagATCTTTCAGTCCGTACGGAAG GCTCATTTCGTCTGAGAATGCGTCTCATGAACGTTGGAGC TCCCCCCGCGCCGGAGATAGGGGCTCAACGTGTTCACAACGACGTTTCTCCTGTGCTTGCACAAACATTTACTGAGCAATTCACCGTCTTTTCAGCGAAGAGATTTCCTGGTGTGCCAG ATACTACTGCACTCTCCATCGCGTTCGGCAACCAAGGCCAGAAACTACCTTTG CGAAATCGGCACGGGTCCAACAAACGTCGGCGACGAGGTGATTCGGAATCagatgatgattctgatgGGGCGTAG